In Sebaldella sp. S0638, the following proteins share a genomic window:
- a CDS encoding homing endonuclease associated repeat-containing protein, with the protein MAGKIKYTEEEVLKQLQDHYKRNGKITRDSFTSDKTVCSSITVRKKFGSWKKALKKAGLEREYRIIYSDEELLEQLRTHYKKNSKISELRFNADKITCSSIAITKRFGSWKKALEKAGLKSNDYTKEDIIEQLRGHYKRNGKITRKSFSLDKKTCSPDTVANKLGSWRGALEELGYIKSREYVEYNKEKMLLLLKKKVKSRELSKRQDLNRIKGIPSATYITNIWKWSELAELLEIENPRINYTKKTLIEKYKQMKEREEYRNKRISANEYSRVTGVGIPTITRHFGSWNNFCIIVNNEGWNSTEITYTNEELLELYLKVSQKLDKEETGATAQELEDELGFSSGVFSIRFGGLNNLRRKLNLEEKNQGKPKYIKEEIRKQLLKKYEEYGRILTTKELKEIHKKSTEENNWIFPGYTTILKYFQTTKVSEVWEEVLRNKE; encoded by the coding sequence ATGGCAGGAAAAATAAAATATACTGAAGAAGAAGTGTTAAAACAACTACAAGATCATTACAAAAGGAACGGAAAAATAACAAGAGATAGTTTTACTAGTGATAAAACAGTGTGTTCATCAATAACAGTGAGAAAAAAATTTGGAAGTTGGAAAAAAGCATTAAAAAAGGCTGGTTTGGAAAGAGAGTACAGAATAATATATAGTGATGAAGAACTATTAGAACAACTAAGAACACATTATAAGAAAAATTCAAAAATATCAGAATTAAGGTTTAATGCTGACAAAATAACGTGTTCATCAATAGCAATCACAAAAAGATTTGGAAGTTGGAAAAAAGCACTGGAGAAAGCAGGATTGAAAAGTAATGATTATACCAAAGAAGATATAATAGAACAATTACGGGGACACTATAAAAGGAATGGAAAAATAACAAGAAAAAGTTTCAGCCTAGATAAAAAGACATGTTCACCGGATACAGTGGCTAATAAATTAGGTAGCTGGCGAGGGGCATTGGAAGAGTTAGGTTATATAAAGTCAAGAGAATATGTAGAATATAATAAAGAGAAGATGCTTCTATTATTGAAAAAAAAGGTAAAAAGTAGAGAGTTAAGTAAAAGACAGGATTTAAACAGGATAAAGGGAATACCTTCAGCTACTTATATAACGAATATATGGAAATGGTCAGAATTAGCAGAATTACTAGAAATAGAGAATCCACGTATTAATTATACAAAAAAAACATTAATAGAAAAGTATAAGCAAATGAAAGAGCGGGAAGAGTATAGAAATAAAAGGATATCAGCAAATGAATATAGCAGAGTTACAGGAGTGGGGATACCAACAATAACAAGACATTTTGGAAGTTGGAATAATTTTTGTATTATAGTAAATAATGAGGGGTGGAACTCAACAGAGATTACTTATACAAATGAAGAGTTATTGGAATTATATTTGAAAGTATCACAAAAATTAGATAAAGAAGAAACAGGAGCAACAGCACAAGAATTAGAGGATGAATTGGGATTTAGTTCAGGAGTCTTTTCAATAAGATTCGGGGGACTCAATAATTTAAGAAGAAAATTAAATTTGGAAGAAAAAAATCAAGGAAAACCAAAGTATATAAAAGAAGAGATAAGAAAGCAACTATTGAAAAAATATGAAGAATATGGAAGGATATTGACAACCAAGGAATTAAAAGAAATTCATAAAAAATCAACTGAAGAAAATAATTGGATATTCCCAGGATATACAACAATATTAAAATATTTTCAAACAACTAAAGTGTCAGAAGTTTGGGAAGAGGTTTTAAGAAATAAAGAATAA